One window of Balneolales bacterium ANBcel1 genomic DNA carries:
- the rplL gene encoding 50S ribosomal protein L7/L12, whose translation MADVKEIAEQLVNLTVKEANELAQVLEEEYGIKPAATAVAAAPAAEGGGEAAEEQTEFTVVLKSPGGNKIAVIKEVRGLTGLGLKEAKELVDGAPSNIKEAVDKAEAESIKEKLTEAGAEVELK comes from the coding sequence ATGGCAGACGTAAAAGAAATAGCTGAACAACTTGTTAATCTGACTGTAAAAGAAGCAAATGAACTGGCTCAGGTTCTGGAAGAAGAATACGGTATCAAGCCGGCAGCTACCGCTGTAGCAGCTGCACCCGCCGCAGAAGGTGGAGGTGAAGCCGCAGAGGAGCAAACCGAATTTACCGTTGTTCTCAAATCACCCGGTGGCAACAAGATTGCGGTTATCAAGGAAGTCCGCGGACTTACCGGACTTGGCCTTAAGGAAGCAAAAGAGCTGGTAGATGGTGCACCAAGTAACATCAAGGAAGCTGTAGACAAGGCAGAAGCAGAATCAATCAAGGAAAAGCTTACCGAAGCGGGAGCAGAAGTAGAGCTTAAGTAA